Sequence from the Theropithecus gelada isolate Dixy unplaced genomic scaffold, Tgel_1.0 HiC_scaffold_16134, whole genome shotgun sequence genome:
CACACCCCTCGGCCCAAGGTTGACATGGCCACACAGCTTTGATAAAGACTTTTAAGagaaagaagtattttaaaaagtagcagtGCTCTGAGACTCGGGGTGTAGGATCGGGGGCACAGCCTGGTTCCGGGAGGCCCCTTGTGCACAGACGGTGGCCCGGGGCCACAGTGCTTGCTCTCAGGGGAGGCAGGGCCAGGGGACGTGGCCTGTGTCCAGCCCGGGGCTCCCGGCGGCAGGGACAATGGCGAGGCTGCTCACCACTTCAGGAAGACCATCCCGGCCAGGACGGCATAGCCCAGCACCAGGAAGAGGACCTTGAGCAGACGGTCACTCTTCTCCTCCAGCTCCTTGGCCAGGATCTCCAGGAAGGTGATGAAGAGGAAGGTGCCGCCTGCCAGGCCCTGCAGCAGCACGGAGGCCACGCTGCCCGGCACGCCCTGGGCGCTCTCAATGCCCAGGCCCAGGCCGATGCCCAGGGGGATCATGGCGCTCACGGTGACTGCCAGCTTGGCTGCGTCCCGCAGGGGCATGGCACTCCGGGCCATGCTGATGCCCAGGGCCACGGCCACCAGCGTCTCGTGGACAGCCACCCCCACGAACAAGCTCACcactttctccccttcctcctgcagGCCCAGGGCCAGGCCCTCGAAGACCGAGTGGGCCGACAGCGCGAAGGCCAGGCTGAGCAGACGCACAGGGCTGGCGCGCGAGAGGCCCTGCACGCTCAGGCTGGGGCCGTGGCCGTGGGGCTCCACGTACAGCGCGTGGCCCCGCGAGCCCCCCATGAAGGGGCTCTCGTACTCCGAGTCGCTGCCCACGTCCGAGCCGGCGTTGAAGGTCTCCAGGTCGATGAAGGACGGCTTCTCCTTGCGGAAGGTCAGGATCAGCTGCTCCAGGAAGACGGTCATGAAGAAGCCCAGCAGGAGGATGGTCTCGGCCAGCGGGTAGTCGGTGCTGATGTGGCCGAGGCTCAGGACCTTCTGGAGCTGCAGCCAGGGACacccgagagagagagagagacccacaCTCAGGGGTGGAGGCGACAGGACCGGCCACATGTCACCGTTCAAAACAAAGTCCAGAAATCCCCGATTCACACAGAGGTTAAAACAAGTGGGACAGGAAGGGCTTGCCTGCGATAGATTAACAACAAACAAACgagctgggggcggtggctcacggccgtgatcccagcactctgggaggccaaggcgggcggatcgctggagcccaggagttcgagaccggcctggccaacatggggaaacccatctctgctaaaaatacaaaaattagccgggtgtggtggcaagcgcctgtaatcccagctactcagaaggctgaggcaggagaattgcttgaacccaggaggtggaggctgcagtgagccgagatggcgccactgcactccagccaggctgacagagtgagactccagctcaaaataaatgataaagag
This genomic interval carries:
- the LOC112617381 gene encoding zinc transporter ZIP3-like, which translates into the protein LQKVLSLGHISTDYPLAETILLLGFFMTVFLEQLILTFRKEKPSFIDLETFNAGSDVGSDSEYESPFMGGSRGHALYVEPHGHGPSLSVQGLSRASPVRLLSLAFALSAHSVFEGLALGLQEEGEKVVSLFVGVAVHETLVAVALGISMARSAMPLRDAAKLAVTVSAMIPLGIGLGLGIESAQGVPGSVASVLLQGLAGGTFLFITFLEILAKELEEKSDRLLKVLFLVLGYAVLAGMVFLKWVSPPEPRECLEAYKRLESLWWDSQAPSLLPHRLCPPKVGRVPSGVPSPPLPVAVAPGAGTPGLALGARPQVTFSRPILCLAATSPYTGPQD